The proteins below are encoded in one region of Spirochaeta isovalerica:
- a CDS encoding zinc-binding dehydrogenase, translating into MKTKAVRLYGKMDLRLEEFELPEIKDDEILVKVSADSLCMSSYKAAKLGEDHKRVPDDVADNPIIIGHELSGEIVQIGEKWQGKYKAGEKFSLQPAINYKGSMDSPGYSYKYCGGDATYMILPPEVMIMNCLLPYRGEGYFNAALSEPYSCVIGACRSLYRTDRQKHIHYLGIKEGGRMAILGGCGPMGLAAIDYALAGEFRPRQLIVTDLDNQRLQRAQSIFGPIAEKRGISLLFINSGELDNPHQFIMRLTENEGFDDMLVMVPFADALELGESLLGFNGCMNFFAGPTDEKFSARLNYYDVHYTEKHIIGTTGGNVDDMTEALELMESGLLSPEVLVTHIGGLDAVAEATLNLPAIPGGKKLIYTGLSLPLTALNDLPELAENSRLFKELAEIVKRNNGLWSVEAENYLLENGEKI; encoded by the coding sequence ATGAAGACCAAAGCGGTTCGGTTATACGGCAAAATGGATTTACGTCTCGAGGAATTCGAACTTCCCGAAATAAAAGATGACGAAATCCTGGTCAAGGTCTCGGCGGACAGCCTCTGCATGAGTTCCTATAAAGCGGCGAAACTGGGCGAGGACCACAAAAGAGTCCCCGACGATGTCGCCGACAATCCGATTATTATCGGCCATGAACTTTCCGGCGAAATCGTTCAGATCGGAGAGAAATGGCAGGGAAAATACAAGGCGGGAGAGAAATTCTCTCTTCAGCCTGCCATTAATTACAAAGGATCGATGGATTCTCCCGGGTATTCCTATAAATACTGCGGCGGCGACGCCACATACATGATACTTCCTCCGGAAGTGATGATCATGAACTGTCTTCTTCCCTACAGAGGGGAGGGGTATTTCAACGCGGCTCTTTCCGAGCCATATTCCTGTGTTATCGGTGCCTGCCGTTCCCTATACAGGACGGACAGACAGAAGCACATTCATTATCTGGGTATCAAAGAAGGCGGCAGGATGGCCATTCTCGGAGGATGCGGTCCCATGGGACTGGCGGCGATCGATTACGCCCTCGCCGGAGAATTCCGCCCCAGACAGCTGATTGTAACGGATCTCGATAATCAGAGGCTCCAGAGGGCCCAGTCCATTTTCGGACCCATAGCGGAAAAGAGGGGCATTTCCCTTCTCTTTATCAATTCAGGCGAATTGGATAATCCCCATCAGTTCATTATGCGGCTTACGGAAAACGAAGGCTTTGACGATATGCTCGTCATGGTTCCCTTTGCGGACGCTCTCGAGCTGGGCGAAAGCCTTCTGGGCTTCAACGGCTGCATGAATTTTTTCGCGGGACCGACTGATGAAAAGTTTTCTGCAAGATTGAACTACTACGATGTACACTATACAGAGAAACATATAATCGGAACGACAGGTGGTAATGTCGACGATATGACGGAAGCCCTGGAGCTGATGGAAAGCGGTCTGCTTTCTCCGGAAGTTCTGGTCACCCATATCGGAGGGCTCGATGCCGTAGCGGAAGCCACTCTGAATCTGCCCGCGATACCGGGAGGCAAGAAACTGATCTATACGGGGCTGTCTCTCCCTCTCACCGCTCTGAATGATCTTCCCGAACTGGCGGAGAATTCCCGGCTGTTCAAAGAACTGGCGGAGATTGTAAAGAGAAACAACGGGCTCTGGAGTGTCGAGGCGGAAAATTACCTCCTGGAAAATGGAGAAAAGATCTGA
- a CDS encoding PTS sugar transporter subunit IIA, which translates to MGFTDYIVKKKAVICALDVVSWEDAIRKGGRILVDKGAATEEYLDNIVRKCKENGPYIVIAPGIAMPHARPEEGALALGYGIVTLKNPVVFNDPDNDPVSLLIFMAAPSVKEHNEVAVSQIADLCDDEEAVEQIIAASSVEDIIDILINQGF; encoded by the coding sequence GTGGGATTCACAGATTACATTGTTAAAAAGAAAGCTGTAATTTGTGCCCTTGATGTAGTCAGCTGGGAAGACGCCATCAGAAAAGGTGGACGGATTCTGGTTGATAAGGGTGCAGCGACGGAAGAATACCTGGATAACATAGTGAGAAAATGTAAGGAAAACGGTCCTTACATCGTCATCGCGCCGGGTATTGCCATGCCCCATGCTAGACCGGAAGAAGGCGCACTGGCTCTGGGATACGGAATCGTGACACTGAAAAATCCGGTTGTCTTCAACGATCCGGATAATGATCCCGTGAGCCTGCTCATATTTATGGCGGCTCCCAGCGTAAAAGAACACAACGAGGTGGCGGTCAGTCAGATCGCCGACCTCTGTGACGATGAAGAGGCGGTGGAGCAGATTATCGCCGCTTCTTCGGTAGAAGACATAATTGACATATTGATAAATCAGGGGTTTTGA